One part of the Gadus macrocephalus chromosome 8, ASM3116895v1 genome encodes these proteins:
- the LOC132462551 gene encoding uncharacterized protein LOC132462551 isoform X1, which translates to MINTLKEKFSWPPPKRLAEAVKNEGRKTKGPSGTLDVYTLPLKAQPMNVEGCKRFIFGKDSVKKNRTIMVLGATGAGKSTLVNRMINYILGVTWDDTFRFKLVDEGTAKSQAHSQTSEVTVYKLNHREGFQIDYSLTIVDTPGFGDTGGIEKDRRIISQLQRLFSAEHGVSEIDAICFVAQASLARLTPTQKYIFDSVLSIFGKDVAENIRILVTFADGQTPSVLQAIKESEVPCPKEKDGLPIHFKFNNSALFADNKVTGANNKGDDNEDDDDDEEEDGFEQKFWAMGTRSMKKLFSALNAINTKSLTLTKEVLRQRAQLENSIENLQIKLKLGLTKLGEIDQECKILQKQEMAITANEAFEYEVSVTRLVKVKAKESSLNCEKCNVTCHKSCKVQFGAMYYCEVFNWRGNCVECKSKCPLSAHVREGFYWGSETVKEKRTFKELKEKYEMASKAAMSIADIIKQMELEYARLHEEVVRLMERSAQCLNTLKEIALKPDPLSMPEYIDLLIEAEKSEAKPGYLERINKLMELKKKAITTGKVASGATVVTMWGQDSPAASTSPSAKGTGSIQ; encoded by the coding sequence ATGATAAATACTTTGAAAGAAAAGTTTAGTTGGCCCCCTCCTAAGCGGTTGGCAGAAGCTGTTAAGAATGAAGGCAGGAAGACTAAAGGACCTTCAGGTACTCTGGACGTTTACACTCTTCCTCTGAAAGCCCAGCCCATGAATGTAGAGGGATGCAAGCGCTTCATATTTGGAAAAGACTCTGTGAAAAAGAACCGCACCATCATGGTTCTAGGAGCCACTGGGGCGGGGAAGTCCACCCTGGTCAACAGGATGATCAACTACATcctgggggtcacatgggaCGATACCTTCAGATTCAAGTTGGTAGACGAAGGCACGGCCAAGTCCCAGGCTCACAGCCAGACCTCTGAAGTCACTGTGTACAAGCTCAACCACCGAGAGGGCTTCCAGATCGACTACTCCCTGACTATTGTGGATACGCCGGGTTTCGGAGACACGGGAGGcatagagaaagacagaaggatCATAAGTCAGCTACAAAGGCTTTTCTCAGCTGAACATGGAGTCAGCGAGATCGATGCCATCTGCTTCGTGGCCCAAGCGTCTCTAGCTCGGCTTACACcaacacagaaatacatctTTGACTCAGTGCTCTCCATATTTGGCAAAGATGTGGCAGAGAACATCCGGATTTTGGTGACATTTGCAGATGGCCAAACCCCTTCGGTTCTCCAGGCCATCAAAGAATCTGAGGTCCCCTGTCCTAAAGAGAAAGATGGTTTACCAATTCACTTCAAATTCAATAACTCTGCCTTGTTTGCTGACAATAAGGTAACCGGTGCGAACAACAAAGGTGATGacaatgaggatgatgatgatgatgaagaagaagatggcTTTGAGCAAAAGTTTTGGGCCATGGGAACCAGAAGCATGAAAAAATTATTTTCTGCTCTGAATGCTATTAATACCAAGAGTTTGACCTTAACCAAGGAGGTGCTCAGACAGAGAGCTCAGCTGGAGAACTCCATTGAGAATCTCCAGATTAAACTGAAATTGGGCTTAACTAAACTTGGGGAGATTGACCAAGAATGTAAAATTCTCCAAAAACAAGAGATGGCGATCACAGCCAACGAGGCATTTGAGTATGAGGTCAGCGTAACAAGGCTTGTTAAAGTGAAAGCCAAAGAATCATCACTtaactgtgagaaatgtaatgTCACTTGCCACAAATCATGCAAGGTACAATTTGGTGCCATGTATTATTGTGAGGTCTTTAACTGGAGGGGTAACTGCGTTGAATGCAAAAGCAAGTGCCCTCTATCGGCGCACGTCCGTGAGGGTTTCTACTGGGGTTCCGAGACTGTGAAGGAGAAACGAACCTTCAAGGAGCTAAAAGAAAAGTATGAGATGGCCTCTAAGGCAGCAATGTCCATTGCCGACATCATCAAACAGATGGAGCTGGAGTACGCCCGCCTACACGAGGAGGTGGTCAGGCTGATGGAGCGCTCAGCCCAGTGTCTCAACACCCTGAAGGAGATCGCTCTGAAGCCCGATCCACTGTCAATGCCTGAATACATCGACCTGCTGATAGAGGCAGAGAagtcagaggccaagcctggctACCTGGAGCGCATCAATAAACTCATGGAGCTGAAGAAAAAGGCCATTACCACGGGGAAGGTTGCTAGCGGGGCCACGGTAGTCACGATGTGGGGGCAGGACAGTCCAGCGGCGAGTACCTCTCCCAGCGCCAAAGGGACTGGGTCCATTCAATAA
- the LOC132462548 gene encoding stonustoxin subunit alpha-like isoform X2 has translation MAVESGKTVVLAALGRPFSLGMLYDCRNDSLIPALTLWDRDALEKDTDERPQPNSDFEIVASDSIEDKSSALNVEASLKASFLCGLVEIEGSAKFLSDSKISRNQARVTLKYKTTTKFQQLSMNHIGRGNVKHPYVFEKGLATHVVTGILYGAQAFFVFDREVSEKEDRQDIEGNLKVLIKKIPTLKIEGQGSLNMADTDIANVDKFSCKFHGDFNLEKHPVSFHEAIEVYQSLPKLMGTNGANAVPQKVWLMPLKALDSAAAQLVRQISDRLVRDAQNVLEDLSELERRCNDAEKCTTAQQFPQIKKNVKAFKELISQYKLEFQKIIARKLILIRGGGEEESVLAKILKKVNSSPFNTNDLHEWMDCKETKIQIISSLIDKMPNMTIVTSRSTLHHEIHSGDITHAVCFSFTSLETPEPYLSALSNYLDETKTDNVPCAYDVEKEQWFFSNDIMDKVQEKVKLFKNFAEANKENNSIRFLTAAISDDEKKGATLHLYKDGSLVTDNFEPPSKPEMIPGDITHNSVTLNISPPRFGLRTVTHYTVEFCVHGDNVWHQQMESKAGDVTVSGLQINQEYQFRCRAKCAIGFGPACEGSALIKTLPSSPPEKLQVEHYSTELSVSWEKPTELGCGVEIEHYILEYTEASPEVKPEEVLWSKVTFTVNESEQVPFKQVITGLQPLTRYTVRVRCDCGVAGLGKEKSVVVYTDKKEFERLAESIKTSSLPMKSGFPSVFKLALEKNDVGIDGCKSYTFGKNSLRRNRHVYGGNRFREVNSDQWNDQLHPGH, from the exons aTGGCCGTGGAGAGTGGTAAGACCGTAGTGCTGGCAGCACTGGGCCGGCCCTTCAGTCTGGGGATGCTCTACGACTGTCGCAACGACTCACTGATCCCTG CTCTGACACTTTGGGACCGGGATGCCTTAGAGAAAGATACAGATGAAAGGCCCCAACCCAACAGTGACTTTGAGATAGTTGCTTCTGACTCCATCGAAGACAAATCTTCTGCATTGAATGTTGAAGCTTCACTCAAAGCCAGTTTTCTGTGTGGACTGGTTGAGATAGAAGGCTCTGCTAAATTTCTCTCAGATTCTAAGATTTCCAGAAATCAGGCTAGAGtgacattaaaatacaaaacCACCACCAAGTTCCAACAGCTGTCAATGAATCACATTGGCAGAGGTAATGTGAAGCACCCATATGTATTTGAGAAAGGTCTAGCAACACACGTAGTGACAGGAATCCTTTATGGTGCACAAGCCTTCTTTGTGTTTGACCGTGAGGTGTCAGAAAAGGAAGATAGGCAAGACATTGAGGGCAATCTAAAGGTGCTGATCAAGAAGATACCCACTTTGAAGATAGAAGGCCAAGGTTCTCTGAACATGGCAGACACAGACATTGCAAATGTCGACAAATTTTCCTGCAAGTTCCATGGGGACTTTAACCTTGAGAAACACCCTGTGTCCTTTCATGAGGCAATAGAAGTCTATCAAAGCCTGCCTAAGCTAATGGGAACCAATGGAGCGAACGCAGTGCCTCAGAAGGTCTGGTTAATGCCACTGAAGGCTCTAGATTCTGCTGCTGCTCAACTGGTTAGACAGATAAGTGATAGATTAGTAAGGGATGCTCAGAATGTCCTGGAGGACCTCAGCGAGCTGGAAAGGAGATGCAACGATGCAGAAAAATGCACAACAGCCCAGCAATTCCCACAGATTAAGAAAAATGTGAAAGCTTTCAAAGAACTGATTTCTCAGTATAAACTGGAGTTCCAGAAGATAATAGCAAGGAAACTCATATtgatcagaggaggaggagaggaggaaagtgttCTCGCAAAGATCCTGaaaaaggttaattcttctccTTTCAACACTAACGACCTGCATGAGTGGATGGATTGCAAAGAGACAAAAATCCAAATCATCAGCTCTCTGATTGACAAAATGCCCAACATGACGATCGTCACCAGTCGCAGCACTCTGCACCATGAGATCCACAGCGGAGATATCACACATGCTGTGTGCTTTTCTTTTACTTCCCTGGAAACTCCAGAGCCTTACCTTTCAGCTCTGTCAAACTACTTGGATGAAACCAAAACAGACAACGTGCCATGTGCTTATGATGTGGAAAAGGAACAATGGTTCTTCTCAAATGACATAATGGACAAAGTACAAGAGAAAGTAAAGCTCTTCAAAAATTTTGCAGAAGCAAACAAGGAGAACAACAGCATCAGGTTTCTAACAGCTGCGATAAGTGATGATGAGAAGAAAGGTGCAACTCTCCACCTCTACAAGGATGGCTCCTTAGTCACCGACAACTTTGAACCACCTTCGAAGCCAGAGATGATCCCAGGTGACATAACCCATAACAGTGTAACACTGAATATTTCCCCACCTCGATTTGGGTTGAGAACTGTCACCCACTACACTGTTGAGTTCTGTGTCCATGGAGACAATGTTTGGCATCAACAAATGGAGAGCAAGGCTGGAGATGTCACAGTGTCCGGCTTGCAGATTAATCAAGAGTATCAGTTCAGGTGTAGAGCCAAGTGCGCAATTGGCTTCGGTCCGGCCTGTGAAGGCAGCGCTTTAATTAAAACCTTACCATCCAGTCCTCCAGAAAAACTACAAGTGGAACATTATTCTACAGAGTTATCAGTCAGCTGGGAGAAACCAACTGAGCTTGGATGTGGAGTTGAGATTGAGCATTACATCTTAGAATATACTGAAGCATCTCCAGAAGTTAAACCTGAAGAGGTTTTATGGAGCAAAGTAACATTCACAGTCAACGAGTCAGAACAGGTACCATTTAAACAAGTCATTACAGGGCTGCAGCCTTTGACAAGATACACTGTCAGAGTCAGATGTGACTGTGGAGTTGCTGGCCTTGGCAAAGAGAAATCTGTAGTTGTGTACACGGACAAGAAGGAATTTGAGAGACTGGCTGAATCAATCAAAACATCAAGCCTACCAATGAAATCTGGTTTTCCTTCAGTCTTCAAGCTAGCCCTGGAGAAAAATGATGTAGGGATAGATGGATGCAAGAGCTACACATTTGGCAAAAACAGCCTGAGGCGAAATCGTCATGTTTATGGGGGCAACAGGTTCAGGGAAGTCAACTCTGATCAATGGAATGATCAACTACATCCTGGGCATTGA
- the LOC132462548 gene encoding stonustoxin subunit alpha-like isoform X3 has translation MAVDSGQNLVLPALGRPCMGLLYDFREDSLIPALTLWDRDALEKDTDERPQPNSDFEIVASDSIEDKSSALNVEASLKASFLCGLVEIEGSAKFLSDSKISRNQARVTLKYKTTTKFQQLSMNHIGRGNVKHPYVFEKGLATHVVTGILYGAQAFFVFDREVSEKEDRQDIEGNLKVLIKKIPTLKIEGQGSLNMADTDIANVDKFSCKFHGDFNLEKHPVSFHEAIEVYQSLPKLMGTNGANAVPQKVWLMPLKALDSAAAQLVRQISDRLVRDAQNVLEDLSELERRCNDAEKCTTAQQFPQIKKNVKAFKELISQYKLEFQKIIARKLILIRGGGEEESVLAKILKKVNSSPFNTNDLHEWMDCKETKIQIISSLIDKMPNMTIVTSRSTLHHEIHSGDITHAVCFSFTSLETPEPYLSALSNYLDETKTDNVPCAYDVEKEQWFFSNDIMDKVQEKVKLFKNFAEANKENNSIRFLTAAISDDEKKGATLHLYKDGSLVTDNFEPPSKPEMIPGDITHNSVTLNISPPRFGLRTVTHYTVEFCVHGDNVWHQQMESKAGDVTVSGLQINQEYQFRCRAKCAIGFGPACEGSALIKTLPSSPPEKLQVEHYSTELSVSWEKPTELGCGVEIEHYILEYTEASPEVKPEEVLWSKVTFTVNESEQVPFKQVITGLQPLTRYTVRVRCDCGVAGLGKEKSVVVYTDKKEFERLAESIKTSSLPMKSGFPSVFKLALEKNDVGIDGCKSYTFGKNSLRRNRHVYGGNRFREVNSDQWNDQLHPGH, from the coding sequence CTCTGACACTTTGGGACCGGGATGCCTTAGAGAAAGATACAGATGAAAGGCCCCAACCCAACAGTGACTTTGAGATAGTTGCTTCTGACTCCATCGAAGACAAATCTTCTGCATTGAATGTTGAAGCTTCACTCAAAGCCAGTTTTCTGTGTGGACTGGTTGAGATAGAAGGCTCTGCTAAATTTCTCTCAGATTCTAAGATTTCCAGAAATCAGGCTAGAGtgacattaaaatacaaaacCACCACCAAGTTCCAACAGCTGTCAATGAATCACATTGGCAGAGGTAATGTGAAGCACCCATATGTATTTGAGAAAGGTCTAGCAACACACGTAGTGACAGGAATCCTTTATGGTGCACAAGCCTTCTTTGTGTTTGACCGTGAGGTGTCAGAAAAGGAAGATAGGCAAGACATTGAGGGCAATCTAAAGGTGCTGATCAAGAAGATACCCACTTTGAAGATAGAAGGCCAAGGTTCTCTGAACATGGCAGACACAGACATTGCAAATGTCGACAAATTTTCCTGCAAGTTCCATGGGGACTTTAACCTTGAGAAACACCCTGTGTCCTTTCATGAGGCAATAGAAGTCTATCAAAGCCTGCCTAAGCTAATGGGAACCAATGGAGCGAACGCAGTGCCTCAGAAGGTCTGGTTAATGCCACTGAAGGCTCTAGATTCTGCTGCTGCTCAACTGGTTAGACAGATAAGTGATAGATTAGTAAGGGATGCTCAGAATGTCCTGGAGGACCTCAGCGAGCTGGAAAGGAGATGCAACGATGCAGAAAAATGCACAACAGCCCAGCAATTCCCACAGATTAAGAAAAATGTGAAAGCTTTCAAAGAACTGATTTCTCAGTATAAACTGGAGTTCCAGAAGATAATAGCAAGGAAACTCATATtgatcagaggaggaggagaggaggaaagtgttCTCGCAAAGATCCTGaaaaaggttaattcttctccTTTCAACACTAACGACCTGCATGAGTGGATGGATTGCAAAGAGACAAAAATCCAAATCATCAGCTCTCTGATTGACAAAATGCCCAACATGACGATCGTCACCAGTCGCAGCACTCTGCACCATGAGATCCACAGCGGAGATATCACACATGCTGTGTGCTTTTCTTTTACTTCCCTGGAAACTCCAGAGCCTTACCTTTCAGCTCTGTCAAACTACTTGGATGAAACCAAAACAGACAACGTGCCATGTGCTTATGATGTGGAAAAGGAACAATGGTTCTTCTCAAATGACATAATGGACAAAGTACAAGAGAAAGTAAAGCTCTTCAAAAATTTTGCAGAAGCAAACAAGGAGAACAACAGCATCAGGTTTCTAACAGCTGCGATAAGTGATGATGAGAAGAAAGGTGCAACTCTCCACCTCTACAAGGATGGCTCCTTAGTCACCGACAACTTTGAACCACCTTCGAAGCCAGAGATGATCCCAGGTGACATAACCCATAACAGTGTAACACTGAATATTTCCCCACCTCGATTTGGGTTGAGAACTGTCACCCACTACACTGTTGAGTTCTGTGTCCATGGAGACAATGTTTGGCATCAACAAATGGAGAGCAAGGCTGGAGATGTCACAGTGTCCGGCTTGCAGATTAATCAAGAGTATCAGTTCAGGTGTAGAGCCAAGTGCGCAATTGGCTTCGGTCCGGCCTGTGAAGGCAGCGCTTTAATTAAAACCTTACCATCCAGTCCTCCAGAAAAACTACAAGTGGAACATTATTCTACAGAGTTATCAGTCAGCTGGGAGAAACCAACTGAGCTTGGATGTGGAGTTGAGATTGAGCATTACATCTTAGAATATACTGAAGCATCTCCAGAAGTTAAACCTGAAGAGGTTTTATGGAGCAAAGTAACATTCACAGTCAACGAGTCAGAACAGGTACCATTTAAACAAGTCATTACAGGGCTGCAGCCTTTGACAAGATACACTGTCAGAGTCAGATGTGACTGTGGAGTTGCTGGCCTTGGCAAAGAGAAATCTGTAGTTGTGTACACGGACAAGAAGGAATTTGAGAGACTGGCTGAATCAATCAAAACATCAAGCCTACCAATGAAATCTGGTTTTCCTTCAGTCTTCAAGCTAGCCCTGGAGAAAAATGATGTAGGGATAGATGGATGCAAGAGCTACACATTTGGCAAAAACAGCCTGAGGCGAAATCGTCATGTTTATGGGGGCAACAGGTTCAGGGAAGTCAACTCTGATCAATGGAATGATCAACTACATCCTGGGCATTGA